The Silene latifolia isolate original U9 population chromosome 4, ASM4854445v1, whole genome shotgun sequence region atcataagtggttaaaatcaccttttttcctcttttccttattttgtgaatctcataccttagtccGTGAATCtaagacttgttttgtgaaacttgatcatcataagtggttaaaaatcacctattttgcccttttctttattaggtgaatctcatactttgttttgtgaatttgcTTAGACCTTGCATtttgaatcttagagcttattttgtgaaacatggtcatcataagtggttaaaagaacgttttttcttttccttataaaatgaatctcaaaccttattttgtgaatctcatactttaTTTCGTGAATTTAAggtttgttttgtgaaacttgattcatcatttttggttaaaatttttattttgctcttttctttattggTGAATTCAAACTTTTTTTGTTCTCGAGACGTTTGTTcaagtgaatcttagagcttgttttgtaaatttgtcattttggttaaaatcacgttttttattttccttatttggtgaattattatttttgaatttggtattaatttttgaatcttaaggcttgtttttttgaaacttgatcatcataagtggttaaaatcatctattttgctcttttctttattttgtaattgttactttgtttttaatttttgctTGGTGAATTAAGCTTTTTTGTTGTTATTGGTTAAAACattaagtggttaaaatcacgctttttttacacttaaaacattagagTTATAACTCATCCTCAATGTTAAtgtatttaagtttaatacactagattcttaaattaactaggctTTGAGATTGAACTGTTGGTTTTTTGCaagattttattattgttatttgagCTTTTTAAGATTTTTGTTATAACAAAGATTAAATAAGGGGAATTTAAGTTATTAATTTTTAGATTTTAAAATATTTCATAACAAATTGTTTCACCTTGCCAAAATAACTAAAGTTAaccattttatgactaaagttaaaggtttttatgaccaaagttttcttttttccactaaatgcaatctattatgttatacaaaaattggactaaagttatacaaaaaattgatcTACTATCCAAAAGATTGGAGGTAAGGGGTTCAATCGACCAAAAATTGGATTCCTTAAAGTCCATGATACAAAAATGCACTACCGTGCTTATACAACAATGTACAGAGTTATTCAAAATAGCTAGAtgatacaaaaattaattaaagttattcaaaaatgaACCAGAATTAGGAACAAAGAAGGCCATGGGGTTGAAGTTATTCAAAAACGaccgagttatacaaaaatacactcaaagttatacaaaaagggTGGACTAAAGTCAagcaacaatggactaaagttatacaaaaaatcaATACTTAACAATCCGAAAATAGCCAAAGTTATACGTTAATTTTGATATagaaaacatgtctttttatcgACGACTTTTACCAAAAATAATCCCAAGAGCCCAAGATAAAAGTCGTGCATTTGAATAGCAAAACAATGACATATACTCTCCATTCTTGTCCAAACAAGATTTGTAAACAATGTAATCCATTTTAAATAACTCGATGAGTGATGAACTTTTTGTAGATATCCGTCTTCAAATCGGATCTATAACAAATACGGTTCAATCGCATTTTCGCAAACATGGTTCAAAACCTATAACGGTTGAATCACAATGATTCCAAACATCATCAAAAATTTTTTGTTTACAAAattccattgttgtatgactttagttcATAATTTTGTCAAAACTTGCGGTGCATTTTCGTATAATCACgtcgatttttgaataacttttgtctttttttttataAGTTTCATCTccaaatttttgtataacttcaaatCATAAATTTTTTGTATAAAAGGGTacccaatttttgtataactttggtcttttTTTGATAACTTTGGATTATCATTTTTAAATAATTTTGGAATGatcttttgtataactttagtgataTCAATTTTTGATAGCTTTACACCATCtcatttgtataactttagtcaatatttAAGCATCAAATGTTCAATTAGTTGAAAAAAAGTATAACATCACCAAAAAAAATATCAATTTAAAAGCACAATTTtaacatttaaaaaatataataagaatagatttgaaaaaataaaaatgcaatcaaaaactaacaaaaattagGCAAATAGAATAAGATTGCGATCCCAAACAAATAATATTCAATTGATTacaaagttgaaaaaaaaattgaaatcaaaaaaatcaaacacATATACAAAAACAtttagaaaaaaataaaaaaaatccgaacataaataaaaattcaaaaccgacggcggtggtggaggtggcggtGGATACTAACTATCATAaatcgggtgggatagtggtgggtggtggtgaatatAAGAGAGAAAtcaattttatttatttggattttttgggtttttttagccatttggaatttttgaaactaatagttttatttggattttttggaaaaaattaattacaaatttaaGATTTTTAAATAAGAAAGAATTTGAACAAATAAAAGACTCAGAGATCATAGAACAAGCTTGAAAAGATGAAAGAGATGATTGTAAATTTGGTGAGAGGAAAAAAAGGAAATAGTAAATGAAATGGTTAATGAATGGAtggattagtaaagtgtgttttatttttgaaaaatgaCTTTTGGGGGGACACTCATCATCTAGGAGTCCATAATTATTAGATCACAAAAGACGGTTTAGAATCAAATATATAATGGACTAGTTGATCCTAAGAATAGGGTCTATATatattcaatatatatatatatatatatatatatatatatatatatatatatatatatatatatatatatatacgagtTTTTTTGtggcccgtgaatttcacgggataTTTTATTTTTAGTGTGATGTTTTTAGTATTTCTAGTAATTGAGactttataaaatatcaaatcacatagtaagattaCCTCATGAATAATTCAAGATAGATCGTATACTAAAAATACGGGCATTgacatgttaacataaagatcaaagtcgataaattaaAGAGTGCTATTTTTCAAAGGTAAAATGATggaaaaaaatcaacaaataccaaaataaaaatacagttgaaaaaaaaactaaaaaactattacttattcacgttgatgtcgtcaatcttACACTTAGtttttaatactccctccgtaccagaccaaaagtaacacttactataaacggacgtaccacaccaaaggtaacattccttatttggcccacaatattaccaagttatccttatacctatttgatatttacacaaaataccattacataccccaccaatcaacccacaattaaacccacaattacataccccacataTTTTTTCcatctttacccttactttttccactttttcttaaatactccacttttccctacgttacctttggtgtggtacggagggagtatatagttccttaagcaatcctaatattttacttctccatatagtcttctttctccaatgaaTCATCCCTATAAAAAATTAACTTAGTAATTAGTGCGAATTAACCAACAAAACAGTGGAATTtattttatacaatattatcgttattaacttaaACTTCCTCTTAAATAGAGAaggaaagagagaaaaggaatagATTCTTAGAGATGAAAGTATGTTAACCTTTGAATAGGTCAATACCACAAATCTTGGTAGACcttaaatgagaacaaaacaataCATACGATGAAGTTGAAAAATGTGATCAAAACTTCATACCAATGAAATTTGCactaaaaaaaaataaagtagCTAATAATCTAAAACATTAATACATTTACCTTAATTGAAATAGAATCATAGGAAAGATTAGTGACGCATTTAGTTCTACTAACAATAGGAATGAGAAAAaatttggtttataaattttgcCTTCCAACAaacatatataaacaattgagggtgcgtttatgacttttgagcatcattttttcattattatcaaatttaatataagtataaatatgaatcaaggttcatgacttttgaattttgagcatcatttttttcattattattgaaATTTAATATTAACATAAATCAGGAGTAAGGAGAAATGAAATGTATAAGGTTTGCTAGACTACtaataattatatttttttttacgaAATCTACTTTATAAAAGACTGGATTAAGATATTATCATATGTAATTATATTAAATATGACATATAGATGGTAGATAGTTTggcttgccttttaattagatttatagatAAGATAATACGAGTATATACAATTTTCCGGTTTTTAAACTGTCAACTTTTTAAAATTTAGGGGAAAAAAAAGACGAAATAAACCACGTGACATACGATAGCAATAATCTTATTTCAGTGCCTTAAAAGGCGCTCCCAAAATGGCAAGGTAAGGGAGATCAGTCAGATATACATAATCTTAACATATTGTTAACAAAAAGGACTATTTTTGTACATCTCATAGTGAAAAATTGCGGTGTTAGCTAGGCAAGGCACCATGACGGTTCTGATGATGATGGGATTCGACTCAAGGTCATGAGTAATGTACCTCATGTGACTTTACCAAGGAGGCGAGAAGAACTCTACATAACTTACACTGAAACATATTTCAAAATTTGTATCCTGGTGTTTCACAATCAAGAAAACCACTTAATTTAGTGACTCATTTTACCATGCAAAACCAAAATATTAACGAGTCTTTAACTCCATAAAACATGGATATAACATATAAGTATATAGAGTAACAAATAACTGCATAAGTACAGAACAAGAAAATGCAATAATTGTAAATTGATGCACACAAGTTTTAAAAGACTGGTCATGAGAGTATAGTGAATCAATCATCACGCACTAGATATCCAAAGCTCCCCACCCACTAGCATTTCCGTATGATACATAACCACATTAGTGCTCCTTTTAAGTCCATTATATAACCAACTTTGCATTTCTTTACTTGTCCATTAACAACTACAATTCTACAAATAATCACGATATCCATGCACCCACGCTTAATTCACCTTATCTAACGTCCCCTTTAATATCTCCTATTTTGCTCACATCATTTAAACACACACCATTAATTAAGACTTAACCTTACATATAATGACTAACACACCATTTCCTAAGCATATAGAGGGTACTCCGCCTGCTCTACAATCATGTCGAACAAGCATCCTACGAAAGATTGGTATGGAACTATGGAAGCAACAAGGGATGGCGGTCCCTCTTATTGCGATGAATCTAACTTGGTTTGCGAAACTGTCAATCACAACCATGTTCTTAGGCAAGCTTGGAGAGCTCCAATTAGCCGGGGGTGCACTCGGGTTCACGTTTGCCAATGTGACCGGGTTTTCGGTCTTGGCGGGATTGGCTGGAGCTATGGAGCCAATATGTGGTCAAGCGTATGGAGCTAAGAACTATAAGCTCCTACACAAGACTCTTGTTATGGCAACAATATTGTTACTTTTAGTTACCCTGCCCATCTCTTTCTTATGGTTGAATGTTGATAAAATTCTTGGTCATTTCGGACAGCAAAGAGATATGGCTGCCATGGCAAAGAGATATCTTTTCTATCTTCTTCCTGATTTGATAATTACCTCTTTCCTTTGCCCTCTAAAAGCATACTTAAGTGCTCAAGGTATAACAATTCCCATCTTGTTTAGCTCTACCATCGCGGTAGCCTTCCATGTACCCATCAACATGATACTTTCAAAATCAATGGGTGTCGCTGGAGTGGCCATGGCGGTTTGGTTAAGTGATCTAATTATGACATTAGTACTTCTGATTAGTGTTTTAATTATTGAGATTAAGGAAAATGTAAAGTGGAGGCAAGGAGGATGGTGGGATCAGAGCGTCAAAGACTGGTCAATATTGCTTAAGTTATGCGGGCCATGCTGCCTGACCACCTGCCTTGAATGGTGGTGCTATGAGATCTTAGTTTTGCTCACTGGGAGGCTACCTAATGCTAGGGAAGCTGTTAGTGTAATGGTCATTGTGCTAAACTTTGATTACTTGTTATTTTCGGTTATGGTCTCCCTGTCAGTGTCCGCGTCAACTCGAGTGTCCAATGAGTTAGGAGCAAACCGTGCAAGGGCTGCCTCATGGTCAGCCTATGTGTCTCTAGGAACGGCAGCCATTGCAGGGTGTCTGGGGGCTGTGATTATGGTGGCTTCTCGAGGATGGTGGGGTCCTATGTTCAGTCATAACAAAGGGGTTATAAGAGGGGTTAAGAAAATGATGGTTCTAATGGCCTTGCTTGAATTGGCTAACTTTCCACTAACGGTTTGTGGAGGAATCGTCCGAGGAACAGCAAGGCCTTGGCTCAGTAGCTATGCTAGTCTTGGTGGGTTCTACCTACTGGCATTACCTGTTGGGATTGTACTTGGTTTTAAAGCAAGGCTTGGACTAGAAGGGTTGCTAATGGGTTTCATGGCTGGGGTAACCCTCTGCCTATTTATTCTCTTGGTGTTTGTAGTGAGAACTAATTGGGTGGAAGAAGCTGCAAAGGCTCAAATACTCGCCTCGGATGGATGTGTGGTGAAAGAAGATGGACAACATCTAACCTCAGAAAGAAAGGAGAATGTAATGATTTAAGCGATTTTAAGGAAGCAATTGAGAATCGCATGATGAATAAAGTAAATTTCAGATGAAATAATAATACTGATAGCAAATATTAAGGTTAAGAAGTTATTACCCTTAATTAAAATCCTGGTATAGAAGTTAAGGAATTTAGGTTGTCATCAACAAAGCCAAAAGCAGACATGATCTTGTCACCGGGTGATTCTATTTCAGACCATATACCAAGAAGTAACTATGTTGCCATATCTCCGTCTTTGCCTGCATCCACGAAATATATTTACCGTTATGTTTTAAAGAGTAAAGGAAATAGGTTAATAGGAATAAGCATCAATGAGTAAAATAGCAAAATAGAAACAAAAGCTTTTTCCAGTTTTGGCGTATGGTTCATCAGTAAAATTTACTGTGCTGGATTGTGTAGTTACACTCGGAAGTTGATTTTCTTAACAACTGAAATGCTAGATTGGAGAGTTTTACAAACATTGAACATTAGTTTTCTGCAAAGATTTGTAGAGATGCAGTACAATGTTTGACGTTGTTTAACGACCAAAGTCAAGTGACTACAATATAATTAATAAATGGAATGGAGGGAATACAGGATATACATCTAATCATGTCCAACTAAAGTATCATTAGGCACTAAAAAACTGTCACCAACTAGGACTTCTCAAATTTTAATTGGAGTTTCCACAGCCACATTTTCCAGACAGGCAGCCACCATCGAGCAATCACATTAAAGCAAAAAGATTCACTGAAGAGTCCCACAAACAGCCCGCGCCCTCACCCCCAAAGAAAAGAGgattaagacaaaataaacatgACGTACTATATCTGCCAATTGAATTCATGAGTAGACTTAGACTACAAGGTGTTAGGAACCTTGAGGAGACAAGAAATCGTGGCAATGCGGCGCAAGACACGAGATGAAGGCGCACACCTCATGCACACAAGGCGTGCGCTGTTTTTTGCCACAACTTTTTAGTTTGTATCTTCGAACTAAACTTGTGTAACAAAACCCATTTTTGGATTCTGACGAAGTTAAAAGAACTAGAAAGAAACATGGAAACTGTCGACTAATGGACTTGCTAGTTGTTCCTTTGGTAAAGGGCACACCTAAGTCCTAAGGTGCCCGAGGCGTGCACCATAGTGAACCTTGCACCTTGGCACACTTTCTCCAAGTGTGCACCAAAAGCCAAGTAAGTTCCGCCGTCATCTTCCCTTAATTTGATAAGGCCTCAGGCATGCTTATGCCCAAGGGCCAAAGAGGCATCGCATAGAACCCCCAAGGCTGATGTTAGTGCACCTTATAGATAAGGCCTGGCTAGTGAGATGAGCTACTATACAATTTCCATATATTTGATTTTCTACTTCTTTTATTATGTCTTCTTTATGCCAGGCTATCTAAGCCTCAAGTCCTTTAGTATATGTGAACTCTCTTTAAATCTAAAAGGTATTGTTACACAAAATTTAATTGTGAAAATGTTAATATTGTTAAAAACTGTGCCTCGTGTCTATGAGCACGTGCCTTTACCTCGCGCTTAGCATCTCATCATTATGGTTCCTCGTCACCTCAATAAGGCTCAGAACACCCAAGGGACGTGAAAGTG contains the following coding sequences:
- the LOC141653612 gene encoding protein DETOXIFICATION 56; the protein is MTNTPFPKHIEGTPPALQSCRTSILRKIGMELWKQQGMAVPLIAMNLTWFAKLSITTMFLGKLGELQLAGGALGFTFANVTGFSVLAGLAGAMEPICGQAYGAKNYKLLHKTLVMATILLLLVTLPISFLWLNVDKILGHFGQQRDMAAMAKRYLFYLLPDLIITSFLCPLKAYLSAQGITIPILFSSTIAVAFHVPINMILSKSMGVAGVAMAVWLSDLIMTLVLLISVLIIEIKENVKWRQGGWWDQSVKDWSILLKLCGPCCLTTCLEWWCYEILVLLTGRLPNAREAVSVMVIVLNFDYLLFSVMVSLSVSASTRVSNELGANRARAASWSAYVSLGTAAIAGCLGAVIMVASRGWWGPMFSHNKGVIRGVKKMMVLMALLELANFPLTVCGGIVRGTARPWLSSYASLGGFYLLALPVGIVLGFKARLGLEGLLMGFMAGVTLCLFILLVFVVRTNWVEEAAKAQILASDGCVVKEDGQHLTSERKENVMI